From a single Myotis daubentonii chromosome 5, mMyoDau2.1, whole genome shotgun sequence genomic region:
- the KISS1R gene encoding kiSS-1 receptor: MRALATSGPNASWWALANASGCPGCGANASDGPVPAMRSVDAWLVPLFFGALMLLGLTGNSLVIFVICRQKQMRTVTNFYIANLAATDMTFLLCCVPFTALLYPLPAWVLGDFMCKFVNYIQQVSVQATCATLTAMSVDRWYVTVFPLRALHRRTPRLALSVSLGIWVGSAAVSAPVLALHRLSPGPRTYCSEAFPSRALERAFALYNLLALYLLPLVATCACYGAMLRHLGRAAVSPAPADSTRQGQMLAERADAVRAKVSRLVAAVVLLFATCWGPIQVFLVLQALGPSGSWHPRSYAAYALKIWAHCMSYSNSALNPLLYAFLGSHFRQALRRVCSGASRRPRCPPRSGPSGLSAPHPRGAAPPRLPLRPQDQRARAVPAVRPEGTCCPSLSRLWWNRGGPPSGTDVA, from the exons ATGCGCGCCTTGGCCACGTCTGGGCCCAATGCGTCCTGGTGGGCGCTGGCCAACGCCTCGGGCTGTCCGGGCTGTGGCGCCAACGCCTCAGACGGCCCGGTCCCCGCGATGCGGTCCGTGGACGCCTGGCTTGTGCCGCTCTTCTTCGGCGCGCTAATGCTGCTCGGCCTGACCGGGAACTCGCTGGTCATTTTCGTCATCTGCCGCCAAAAGCAGATGCGCACGGTGACCAACTTCTACATAG CCAACCTGGCAGCCACGGACATGACCTTcttgctgtgctgtgtgcccttcACCGCCCTACTCTACCCACTGCCTGCCTGGGTGCTGGGTGACTTCATGTGCAAGTTCGTCAACTATATTCAGCag GTCTCGGTACAGGCTACGTGTGCCACTCTGACCGCCATGAGTGTGGACCGCTGGTACGTGACGGTGTTCCCGCTGCGCGCCCTGCACCGCCGCACGCCCCGCCTGGCGCTGTCAGTCAGCTTGGGCATCTGGGTGG GCTCCGCTGCCGTGTCGGCGCCGGTGCTCGCCCTGCACCGCCTCTCGCCCGGGCCGCGCACCTACTGCAGCGAGGCCTTCCCCAGCCGCGCCCTGGAGCGCGCCTTTGCGCTCTACAACTTGCTGGCGCTCTACCTGCTGCCGCTGGTCGCCACCTGTGCCTGCTATGGGGCCATGCTTCGCCACCTGGGCCGGGCCGCCGTGAGCCCGGCGCCCGCCGACAGCACCCGGCAG ggGCAGATGCTGGCGGAGCGAGCGGACGCTGTGCGGGCCAAGGTGTCAAGGCTGGTGGCGGCTGTGGTCCTGCTCTTCGCTACCTGCTGGGGCCCCATCCAGGTGTTCCTGGTGCTGCAGGCACTGGGCCCGTCGGGCTCCTGGCACCCTCGCAGCTACGCGGCCTACGCGCTGAAGATCTGGGCGCACTGCATGTCCTACAGCAACTCCGCGCTGAACCCGCTGCTCTACGCCTTCCTGGGCTCGCACTTCCGGCAGGCCTTGCGCCGCGTCTGCTCTGGCGCTTCCAGGCGCCCCCGGTGTCCCCCGCGGTCTGGGCCCTCGGGtctctccgccccccacccacgcGGAGCTGCACCGCCCCGCCTCCCTCTGCGACCCCAGGAC CAGCGGGCCAGGGCGGTGCCGGCTGTGCGTCCTGAGGGAACATGCTGCCCCTCTCTGAGCCGACTCTGGTGGAATCGAGGTGGGCCCCCCTCTGGAACAGATGTTGCTTGA
- the R3HDM4 gene encoding R3H domain-containing protein 4 isoform X1 translates to MVALENPEGGSEEAAVTAGVVPGGRRTLHLSGCLPALAGSQVKRFSASKRKQHFINQAVRNSDLVPKAKGRKSLQRLENTQYLLTLLKTDGDTLGPEDGDLAPPAAPGIFAEACSNETYVEVWNDFMNRSGEEQERVLQYLEDEGKSKARRRGPSRGVDRRKEDPAYTPRECFQRISRRLRAVLKRSRIPMETLETWEERLLRFFSVSPQAVYTAMLDNSFERLLLHAVCQYMDLISASANLEGKRQMKVSNRHLDFLPPGLLLSAYLEQRS, encoded by the exons ATGGTCGCCCTGGAGAACCCCGAGGGCGGCTCAGAGGAGGCGGCAGTGACAGCCGGGGTCGTCCCGGGCGGGCGGCGGACGCT GCACCTCTCGGGATGCCTGCCCGCTCTAGCTGGCTCCCAAGTGAAGAGGTTCTCGGCCTCCAAGCGGAAGCAGCACTTCATCAACCAGGCCGTGCGGAACTCAGACCTTGTGCCCAAGGCCAAAGGGCGGAAGAGCCTCCAGCGCCTAGAGAACA CCCAATACCTCCTGACCCTGCTGAAGACAGATGGGGACACACTTGGTCCAGAGGATGGGGACCTGGCACCCCCCGCGGCACCTGGCATCTTTGCGGAGGCCTGCAGCAATGAGACCTATGTAGAG GTCTGGAATGACTTCATGAACCGctctggggaggagcaggagcgGGTCCTCCAATACCTGGAGGACGAGGGCAAGAGCAAGGCCCGGAGAAGGGGACCTAGCCGGGGGGTGGACCGGAGGAAAG AAGACCCAGCCTACACCCCCCGCGAGTGCTTCCAGCGCATCAGCCGGCGTCTGCGAGCCGTTCTCAAGAGGAGCCGCATCCCCATG GAAACGCTGGAGACCTGGGAGGAGCGGCTGCTGAGGTTTTTCTCAGTATCTCCCCAGGCCGTGTACACGGCCATGCTGGACAACAG CTTCGAGAGGCTCCTGCTCCATGCTGTCTGCCAGTACATGGACCTCATCTCAGCCA GTGCCAACCTGGAGGGCAAAAGACAGATGAAGGTCAGCAATCGACATCTGGActtcctgcctcctgggctgctccTGTCCGCTTACCTGGAGCAACGCAGCTGA
- the R3HDM4 gene encoding R3H domain-containing protein 4 isoform X2, translated as MHLSGCLPALAGSQVKRFSASKRKQHFINQAVRNSDLVPKAKGRKSLQRLENTQYLLTLLKTDGDTLGPEDGDLAPPAAPGIFAEACSNETYVEVWNDFMNRSGEEQERVLQYLEDEGKSKARRRGPSRGVDRRKEDPAYTPRECFQRISRRLRAVLKRSRIPMETLETWEERLLRFFSVSPQAVYTAMLDNSFERLLLHAVCQYMDLISASANLEGKRQMKVSNRHLDFLPPGLLLSAYLEQRS; from the exons at GCACCTCTCGGGATGCCTGCCCGCTCTAGCTGGCTCCCAAGTGAAGAGGTTCTCGGCCTCCAAGCGGAAGCAGCACTTCATCAACCAGGCCGTGCGGAACTCAGACCTTGTGCCCAAGGCCAAAGGGCGGAAGAGCCTCCAGCGCCTAGAGAACA CCCAATACCTCCTGACCCTGCTGAAGACAGATGGGGACACACTTGGTCCAGAGGATGGGGACCTGGCACCCCCCGCGGCACCTGGCATCTTTGCGGAGGCCTGCAGCAATGAGACCTATGTAGAG GTCTGGAATGACTTCATGAACCGctctggggaggagcaggagcgGGTCCTCCAATACCTGGAGGACGAGGGCAAGAGCAAGGCCCGGAGAAGGGGACCTAGCCGGGGGGTGGACCGGAGGAAAG AAGACCCAGCCTACACCCCCCGCGAGTGCTTCCAGCGCATCAGCCGGCGTCTGCGAGCCGTTCTCAAGAGGAGCCGCATCCCCATG GAAACGCTGGAGACCTGGGAGGAGCGGCTGCTGAGGTTTTTCTCAGTATCTCCCCAGGCCGTGTACACGGCCATGCTGGACAACAG CTTCGAGAGGCTCCTGCTCCATGCTGTCTGCCAGTACATGGACCTCATCTCAGCCA GTGCCAACCTGGAGGGCAAAAGACAGATGAAGGTCAGCAATCGACATCTGGActtcctgcctcctgggctgctccTGTCCGCTTACCTGGAGCAACGCAGCTGA